One Brassica napus cultivar Da-Ae chromosome C2, Da-Ae, whole genome shotgun sequence DNA window includes the following coding sequences:
- the LOC106428503 gene encoding uncharacterized protein At1g43920, Chloroplastic-like: protein MNRAFPSICGCVGRITKFTSSTQDNPGRPFFRCETRGEDQLFKWVEEAMLEELEDVLPKVEVHETEIEKMKYEIEELMEIALNNKIEIQKSKVVMKCLVVYACIVSVASGAYVLY from the exons ATGAACCGTGCATTCCCTTCAATCTGTGGGTGCGTAGGAAGGATTACGAAGTTCACATCAAGCACTCAAGACAATCCCGGACGTCCCTTCTTTCGTTGTGAAACCAGAGGAGAG GATCAGTTGTTCAAATGGGTAGAAGAAGCGATGCTTGAAGAGCTTGAAGATGTATTGCCTAAAGTTGAAGTCCATGAAACCGAGatagaaaaaatgaaatatgagATTGAAGAGTTGATGGAAATTGCTTTGAACAACAAAATCGAAATCCAGAAGAGCAAAGTTGTTATGAAATGTCTTGTGGTGTATGCTTGCATCGTTAGTGTTGCATCTGGTGCATATGTGCTCTACTAA